From a region of the Sphingopyxis sp. YR583 genome:
- a CDS encoding DUF2855 family protein — translation MSRAGWAIDIDRDDITQANLVDDPDASLAPGQVRVHLDSYAMTANNITYAVFGKPAGLFGNDQGYWDFFAEQGVPGRLPVWGFATVTESNADGVAVGDRFYGYYPMAETAVLTVGKAGAGGFTDVTARRTTLPPIYNNYQRIEALPDYRAADHDYWPVFRPLFLTGWLIADQFEDEGDYGADQILIASASSKTAIGLGFSLAQRKGHRPETIGLTSKANVADLDAQRIYDRVIAYDDILTLNPGTASALVDMAGNGAVTRAVHSHFGNSLKASIIVGKSHWDADAGQAALPGPERQGFFAPGRSQKRIADWGGPAFGQKIAQAWLAFMDVAPRLTSVDKRSGGDAALAAYREMLSGQADPKKGIVVVP, via the coding sequence ATGAGCAGAGCTGGCTGGGCGATCGACATCGATCGCGACGATATCACGCAGGCAAATTTGGTCGATGATCCGGATGCGTCGCTCGCGCCGGGACAGGTGCGCGTGCATCTCGACAGCTATGCGATGACCGCAAACAACATCACCTACGCCGTGTTCGGCAAACCCGCCGGCCTGTTCGGAAACGACCAGGGCTATTGGGATTTCTTTGCCGAGCAGGGCGTGCCGGGCCGCCTGCCGGTGTGGGGCTTCGCGACAGTGACCGAAAGCAATGCAGACGGTGTCGCGGTCGGCGACCGCTTCTACGGCTATTATCCGATGGCGGAGACCGCCGTGCTCACCGTCGGCAAGGCGGGGGCCGGCGGCTTCACCGATGTGACGGCGCGGCGAACCACCCTTCCCCCCATTTACAATAATTATCAGCGGATCGAGGCGCTGCCCGATTATCGCGCCGCCGACCATGATTATTGGCCCGTCTTTCGTCCACTCTTCCTCACCGGCTGGCTGATCGCCGACCAGTTCGAGGATGAGGGCGATTATGGCGCCGACCAGATCCTGATCGCGAGCGCATCGAGCAAGACCGCGATCGGGCTCGGCTTTTCGCTCGCGCAGCGCAAAGGCCACCGCCCCGAAACGATCGGCCTGACCAGCAAGGCGAATGTCGCCGACCTCGACGCGCAGCGCATCTACGACCGCGTCATCGCCTATGACGATATCCTGACGCTCAATCCCGGCACCGCGTCGGCGCTTGTCGACATGGCGGGCAATGGCGCGGTGACGCGCGCGGTGCACAGCCATTTCGGAAACAGTCTCAAGGCCTCGATCATCGTCGGCAAGTCGCACTGGGACGCCGACGCTGGACAGGCCGCACTCCCCGGCCCCGAACGACAGGGCTTTTTCGCGCCCGGCCGCAGCCAGAAGCGTATCGCCGACTGGGGCGGCCCAGCGTTCGGGCAGAAGATCGCCCAGGCGTGGCTCGCTTTCATGGACGTTGCGCCGCGGCTGACTTCGGTCGATAAACGCAGCGGCGGCGATGCGGCGCTCGCTGCCTATCGGGAGATGCTCTCGGGACAGGCCGACCCCAAAAAGGGGATCGTCGTCGTTCCATGA
- a CDS encoding DUF488 domain-containing protein, producing MASSLTIAVKRIHEPAGPGDGTRFLVDRLWPRGVSKEKAALAAWLKPLSPSDRLRKQFHGETADSDEAWDAFRRDYFAELDAGGEEVKAALFTLDAAAQAGPVTLLYAAKSEERNNAVALREWLERR from the coding sequence ATGGCATCGTCCCTGACAATCGCGGTCAAACGCATTCACGAACCGGCCGGTCCCGGTGACGGCACGCGCTTCCTCGTCGATCGGCTGTGGCCGCGCGGTGTGTCGAAGGAAAAGGCGGCGCTGGCGGCGTGGCTCAAGCCGCTGTCGCCGAGCGACAGGCTACGCAAGCAATTCCACGGCGAGACCGCCGATTCGGACGAGGCGTGGGATGCGTTCCGGCGCGACTATTTCGCAGAACTCGATGCGGGCGGCGAGGAGGTGAAGGCTGCGCTCTTTACACTCGACGCGGCGGCGCAGGCGGGCCCGGTGACCTTGCTCTATGCCGCGAAGAGCGAGGAGCGGAACAATGCCGTCGCGCTTCGAGAGTGGCTGGAGCGGCGCTAA
- a CDS encoding VIT1/CCC1 transporter family protein: protein MHEETHAVTRIGWLRAAILGANDGIVSTASLIAGVAAAGVSQSSILVTGTAGLVAGAMSMAAGEYVSVSSQGDAEKADVELEKRHLAADPEYELEELTQIYQERGLDRTLAEQVAVQLTAHNALDTHLRDELGMTDAMAARPVQAAAASAASFAIGAALPLATVFVDQGTSLPWTVSAASLVFLAILGALGAKAGNAPMLRPVVRVTFWGAMAMAATIAIGSLLGTTVG from the coding sequence ATGCATGAGGAAACCCACGCCGTCACGCGGATCGGCTGGCTGCGCGCCGCGATCCTCGGCGCCAACGACGGCATCGTCTCGACCGCCAGCCTGATTGCGGGGGTCGCAGCCGCTGGCGTGTCGCAATCCTCGATTCTCGTCACAGGCACCGCGGGCCTCGTTGCTGGCGCGATGTCGATGGCGGCTGGCGAATATGTGTCGGTAAGTTCGCAAGGCGACGCCGAAAAAGCCGACGTCGAGCTGGAGAAGCGCCATCTCGCGGCCGACCCCGAATATGAGCTCGAGGAGCTGACCCAAATCTATCAGGAGCGCGGGCTCGATCGCACCCTCGCCGAACAGGTCGCGGTGCAACTCACCGCGCACAATGCGCTCGACACCCATTTGCGCGACGAGCTGGGCATGACCGACGCGATGGCCGCGCGGCCGGTGCAGGCGGCGGCGGCTTCGGCGGCAAGTTTTGCGATCGGCGCTGCGTTGCCCCTCGCAACCGTCTTCGTCGATCAGGGCACGTCATTGCCATGGACCGTGTCGGCGGCGTCGCTCGTCTTCCTCGCGATCCTCGGCGCGCTCGGAGCCAAAGCGGGCAATGCGCCGATGCTGCGCCCGGTAGTCCGCGTCACTTTCTGGGGCGCGATGGCGATGGCGGCAACGATCGCGATCGGATCGCTGCTCGGGACGACGGTGGGTTAG
- a CDS encoding GlcG/HbpS family heme-binding protein produces MRMIWVAALLIAAPAHAQGLNAEQADAIVKGCAAHARAKGQGHAIAVVDLGGHPVAMWRMDGNAFGMMDFSLEKARAVAAWGFPTSGMEEAAKGTPGFADAPHVVTVLGGVPVFSADGRTRLGGVGASGEAPADDAACAAAGIAAAGLKSERAR; encoded by the coding sequence ATGAGAATGATCTGGGTGGCGGCGCTGCTGATCGCGGCGCCAGCCCATGCGCAGGGACTGAATGCCGAACAGGCCGATGCGATCGTCAAGGGCTGCGCCGCGCATGCGCGTGCCAAGGGACAGGGCCATGCGATCGCGGTCGTCGACCTCGGCGGCCATCCGGTCGCGATGTGGCGGATGGACGGCAATGCGTTCGGCATGATGGACTTCTCGCTCGAAAAGGCGCGCGCGGTCGCTGCCTGGGGTTTCCCGACGAGCGGAATGGAGGAGGCAGCGAAGGGCACCCCGGGATTCGCCGACGCGCCGCATGTCGTCACGGTGCTGGGCGGCGTACCCGTTTTCAGCGCCGACGGCCGCACCCGGCTCGGCGGCGTCGGAGCGTCGGGCGAAGCGCCAGCCGACGATGCCGCTTGCGCCGCCGCCGGGATCGCGGCAGCAGGACTGAAGTCGGAGCGCGCCCGCTGA
- a CDS encoding SMP-30/gluconolactonase/LRE family protein, protein MAEFELIADGLRFPEAPVVMDDGSVIVVEIEAKRITRCWPGGRKEVIATPGGGPNGLAIGPDGKLYCCNNGGFNYVESNGYLAPHGIADDYSGGRIERIDIDTGEVEILYKSGDNGVTLRGPNDIMFDAHGGFWFTDHGKVDYEKRCHDIVGIFYAKADGSFIEEVIFPSNNPNGVGLSPDGNTLYAAETYTCRLMKFNITAPGKVDDAAGPGGPGIPLYRPAGYKFFDSLAMEANGNICVATIGECGISVVGPDGSLVEFFATDDIFTTNIAFGGPDRQDAYITLSGTGRLVKTRWARPGLQLQY, encoded by the coding sequence ATGGCCGAGTTTGAACTGATCGCCGACGGATTGCGCTTTCCCGAGGCACCGGTGGTGATGGACGACGGCAGCGTCATCGTCGTCGAGATCGAGGCAAAGCGCATCACGCGCTGCTGGCCGGGCGGACGGAAAGAGGTGATCGCGACCCCCGGCGGCGGCCCCAATGGCCTTGCAATCGGCCCCGACGGCAAGCTTTACTGCTGCAACAACGGCGGGTTCAACTATGTCGAATCGAACGGCTATCTGGCGCCGCACGGCATCGCCGACGATTATTCGGGCGGGCGGATCGAGCGCATCGATATCGACACCGGCGAAGTCGAGATATTGTACAAATCGGGCGACAATGGCGTCACGCTGCGCGGCCCGAACGACATCATGTTCGACGCGCATGGCGGCTTCTGGTTCACCGATCATGGCAAGGTCGATTATGAAAAGCGCTGCCACGACATCGTCGGCATCTTCTATGCCAAGGCCGACGGCAGCTTTATCGAGGAAGTCATTTTTCCGTCGAACAATCCCAACGGTGTAGGACTCTCGCCTGACGGCAACACACTTTATGCCGCCGAAACATACACTTGCCGCCTGATGAAGTTCAACATCACGGCACCCGGCAAGGTCGACGACGCCGCGGGCCCCGGCGGCCCCGGCATCCCGCTCTATCGCCCCGCGGGTTATAAATTCTTCGACAGCCTCGCGATGGAGGCGAATGGCAATATCTGCGTCGCGACGATCGGCGAGTGCGGCATTTCGGTCGTCGGCCCCGACGGGTCGCTCGTCGAATTTTTCGCGACCGACGACATCTTCACCACCAACATCGCCTTCGGCGGGCCCGACCGGCAGGATGCCTATATCACCCTGTCGGGGACGGGCCGGCTCGTGAAGACGCGCTGGGCCAGGCCGGGGCTGCAACTGCAGTACTGA
- a CDS encoding TIGR02466 family protein → MPVRTLFATNFYESDIGTPDLLEELEESSRLFAEEDGAGRRWSRDHGYKGYTSYASLGDLPERDPAFHDLKRLLDKEVKAFAKACHFDLAKPLKLDSLWVNILKPGGTHSGHIHPHSIVSGTFYVAVPPGSGALKLEDPRLAMLMAAPGRTDEAPEYLLPFVYAEPAAGRVFLWESWLRHEVMPHSGKGERISISFNYR, encoded by the coding sequence ATGCCCGTTCGCACGCTCTTCGCCACCAATTTTTACGAGTCCGATATCGGCACGCCCGACCTGCTCGAGGAGCTGGAGGAAAGCAGCCGCCTGTTTGCCGAGGAGGATGGCGCGGGACGACGCTGGAGCCGCGATCATGGCTATAAGGGCTATACGAGCTATGCTTCGCTTGGTGATCTGCCCGAGCGCGACCCCGCGTTCCACGATTTGAAACGCCTGCTCGACAAGGAAGTGAAGGCCTTTGCCAAGGCGTGCCACTTCGATCTTGCGAAGCCGCTCAAGCTCGACAGCCTGTGGGTCAATATATTGAAACCCGGCGGCACGCACAGCGGCCATATCCACCCGCACAGCATCGTGTCGGGCACTTTCTATGTCGCCGTCCCTCCGGGGTCGGGTGCGCTCAAGCTGGAGGATCCGCGGCTTGCGATGCTGATGGCGGCGCCGGGACGCACCGACGAGGCGCCCGAGTATCTTTTGCCCTTCGTCTATGCCGAGCCCGCGGCAGGCCGCGTCTTCCTATGGGAAAGTTGGCTGCGTCACGAGGTCATGCCGCATTCGGGCAAGGGCGAACGGATCAGCATCAGCTTTAACTATCGCTGA
- a CDS encoding NAD-dependent succinate-semialdehyde dehydrogenase, producing the protein MTATYDADLQLFINGAWRSGEGREARPVYNPATAGTIAELPVATAADLDEALAAAARGWPVWRAKTPDERAVLMRKAAGIIRERADHIATLLTLEQGKPIAEARGEVLSASSLLEYFAEEGKRISGRVAPRPAGQRAMVLRQPVGPVAAFSPWNFPVNLMVKKIAPALAAGCVVIAKAPEETPGCTSAIMRCLADAGIPGDVVQLVYGNPDMISRHLLGSEVIRKVSFTGSTAVGKHLMKLAADRVQRITMELGGHAPVLIFDDCDLEATLDRVVMQKFRNAGQVCVSPTRFYVQEGIYDAFVKGFAERTKKVKIGSGLDADTQMGPLANARRIPALEALVADATAKGARVIAGGEATGDGYFFQPTAIADVPLDADAMNNEPFGPMALIRPFGTEEEALEQANRLPYGLAAFAFTENGRRINRVADGIESGMVGINSFVISANDMPFGGIKESGFGSESGPEGLDGYLVTKAVHIY; encoded by the coding sequence ATGACCGCGACCTACGACGCCGACCTCCAGCTCTTTATCAATGGTGCCTGGCGAAGCGGCGAGGGACGCGAGGCGCGGCCGGTCTATAATCCGGCAACAGCGGGCACGATCGCCGAATTGCCGGTTGCAACCGCGGCCGACCTCGACGAGGCGCTCGCCGCCGCTGCACGCGGCTGGCCGGTGTGGCGTGCGAAAACGCCCGACGAGCGCGCCGTGCTGATGCGCAAGGCCGCGGGGATCATCCGCGAGCGCGCCGACCATATCGCGACGCTGCTGACGCTCGAACAGGGCAAGCCGATCGCCGAGGCGCGCGGCGAGGTGCTGTCGGCCTCGTCGCTGCTCGAATATTTCGCCGAAGAAGGAAAGCGCATCTCTGGCCGCGTCGCGCCGCGTCCGGCGGGCCAGCGCGCAATGGTGCTTCGCCAGCCGGTGGGTCCGGTTGCGGCGTTCAGCCCGTGGAACTTTCCGGTCAATCTGATGGTCAAGAAGATCGCGCCCGCGCTCGCCGCGGGCTGCGTCGTGATCGCCAAGGCGCCCGAGGAAACGCCCGGCTGCACCAGCGCGATCATGCGCTGCCTCGCCGATGCGGGCATTCCGGGTGACGTCGTCCAGCTTGTCTACGGCAACCCCGACATGATCAGCCGCCACTTGCTCGGCAGCGAGGTGATCCGCAAGGTCAGCTTCACCGGTTCGACCGCGGTCGGCAAGCATCTGATGAAACTCGCCGCCGACCGCGTGCAGCGGATCACGATGGAGCTTGGCGGTCACGCGCCGGTGCTGATCTTCGACGATTGTGACCTCGAAGCGACGCTCGACCGCGTTGTGATGCAGAAGTTCCGCAACGCCGGCCAGGTCTGCGTGTCGCCGACACGCTTTTATGTGCAGGAGGGGATCTACGACGCGTTTGTGAAGGGCTTTGCCGAGCGCACGAAGAAGGTGAAGATCGGCAGCGGGCTCGACGCCGATACGCAGATGGGCCCGCTCGCCAATGCGCGCCGTATCCCGGCGCTCGAAGCGCTGGTTGCCGACGCGACTGCAAAGGGGGCGCGCGTGATCGCGGGCGGCGAGGCGACGGGCGACGGCTATTTCTTCCAGCCGACCGCGATCGCCGATGTGCCGCTTGACGCCGACGCGATGAACAACGAACCCTTTGGTCCGATGGCGCTGATCCGCCCGTTCGGCACCGAGGAAGAGGCGCTCGAACAGGCGAACCGGCTGCCCTATGGCCTCGCCGCCTTCGCCTTTACCGAGAATGGCCGCCGCATCAATCGCGTCGCCGACGGGATCGAAAGCGGGATGGTCGGCATCAACAGCTTCGTGATCTCGGCGAACGACATGCCGTTCGGCGGGATCAAGGAATCGGGCTTCGGCAGCGAGAGCGGCCCCGAAGGGCTCGACGGCTATCTCGTCACCAAGGCGGTGCATATTTATTGA
- a CDS encoding SDR family oxidoreductase: protein MTQKLALVTGGLHRVGAAISARLAREGYALAIHKRSPGDADPVLADALAETGALSHRFAADLADPAAVDALIPAVIEKFGRAPDLLVNNAALFAEGEWPDLSAATLAEMMQVNHHAPVVLAKALVAASAGQRPAIVNIVDQRVAHPVPDQIAYSLSKSALWQATATLAVAFGGRARVNAVAPGLTMATDDYSAAQVERLATLMPLGALPTPAQIADAVVYLARAEAVTGQTIFVDGGAHLAPMARDFVALERD from the coding sequence ATGACCCAAAAGCTCGCTCTCGTCACGGGCGGGCTCCACCGCGTCGGCGCCGCCATCTCGGCGCGGCTCGCGCGCGAGGGCTATGCGCTGGCGATCCACAAGCGCAGCCCGGGCGATGCCGACCCGGTGCTGGCGGACGCGCTCGCCGAGACTGGCGCGCTGAGTCACCGCTTTGCCGCCGACCTCGCCGATCCGGCCGCGGTCGACGCGCTGATCCCCGCAGTGATCGAAAAATTCGGTCGCGCCCCCGACCTGCTCGTCAACAATGCCGCGCTGTTCGCCGAGGGCGAATGGCCCGACCTGTCGGCCGCAACGCTCGCTGAAATGATGCAGGTCAATCACCATGCGCCGGTGGTGCTCGCAAAGGCGCTGGTTGCGGCGAGCGCGGGCCAGCGCCCCGCGATCGTCAATATCGTCGACCAGCGCGTCGCCCATCCGGTGCCCGACCAAATCGCCTACAGCCTGTCGAAATCGGCGCTGTGGCAGGCAACGGCGACGCTTGCGGTCGCCTTCGGGGGCCGCGCGCGCGTCAACGCCGTCGCGCCCGGGCTGACGATGGCGACCGACGATTATTCGGCGGCGCAGGTCGAGCGGCTGGCGACGCTGATGCCGCTGGGCGCGCTGCCGACGCCCGCGCAGATCGCCGACGCGGTCGTCTATCTGGCACGCGCCGAGGCGGTGACGGGGCAGACGATTTTCGTCGACGGCGGCGCACATCTCGCGCCGATGGCGCGCGACTTCGTGGCACTGGAGCGCGACTAG
- a CDS encoding dihydroneopterin aldolase, producing MTDTLWLEVTGLTAQVLTGIYSEETHLPQPLRISVRAKLAMADHYEPTTPLSRSKNYMHLKFAATEGIPKDVHFVLIESVADHIIDTLFLQDEKVEEVEVKIVKLAIAEEGEEIGITMRRVRE from the coding sequence GTGACCGATACATTGTGGCTGGAAGTGACCGGGCTGACCGCCCAAGTGCTGACCGGCATCTATTCTGAAGAAACGCACCTGCCGCAGCCGCTGCGCATCTCGGTGCGCGCGAAGCTGGCGATGGCGGATCATTATGAGCCGACGACGCCGCTCAGCCGCTCGAAAAATTATATGCACCTGAAATTCGCCGCGACCGAAGGCATCCCCAAGGATGTGCATTTCGTCCTGATCGAAAGCGTCGCCGACCATATCATCGACACGCTGTTCCTGCAGGACGAGAAGGTCGAGGAGGTCGAGGTGAAGATCGTCAAGCTCGCCATCGCCGAGGAAGGCGAAGAGATTGGCATCACGATGCGGCGGGTACGGGAATGA
- a CDS encoding GNAT family N-acetyltransferase, protein MVELLPLSDIEPQAVENLLDAAFGADRFGRTAYRIRDGMDAVPALSFAAVEDGALIGTIQCWPVAHRAGDGTATPLVMVGPVAVRPDVQRGGHGRALMAHMLDAAEARADSALMMIGDPEYYGRFFGFDADATAEWDLPGPFERRRLLARAVNGHDLPRGAGMIGPR, encoded by the coding sequence TTGGTCGAGTTACTTCCATTGTCCGATATCGAGCCGCAGGCGGTCGAGAATCTCCTCGATGCTGCTTTCGGAGCGGATCGCTTTGGACGAACCGCCTACCGCATCCGCGACGGCATGGATGCGGTTCCGGCACTGAGCTTCGCTGCGGTCGAGGACGGCGCGCTGATCGGGACGATCCAGTGCTGGCCCGTCGCGCATCGTGCGGGCGACGGCACCGCGACGCCTCTGGTGATGGTCGGCCCCGTGGCAGTGCGTCCCGACGTCCAGCGCGGCGGGCATGGCCGCGCGTTGATGGCGCATATGCTGGACGCCGCGGAGGCCCGCGCCGACAGCGCGTTGATGATGATCGGCGACCCCGAATATTATGGTCGCTTCTTCGGTTTCGACGCCGATGCGACGGCTGAATGGGATTTGCCGGGGCCGTTCGAGCGACGGCGCCTGCTCGCGCGGGCGGTCAACGGCCACGATCTGCCTCGCGGAGCCGGGATGATCGGCCCGCGCTGA
- a CDS encoding DUF1285 domain-containing protein, translated as MVTPAPSLPKDFSQLSLTEAAELLAARKLPPVDRWHPEREGDSAMEIRADGSWYHEGGRINRHAMVKLFSTILRREPDGSHVLVTPAEKLRIAVEDTPFRAVEMKSEGEGRTRKLVFRLDTDDLVMAGPDHVLSFGRDPDSPDPRLHVRGTIGNGLEARIDRALYYEIVEIALAEGDPPAIWSNGARFPLVDA; from the coding sequence ATGGTCACTCCGGCTCCCTCGCTTCCCAAGGACTTCTCGCAGCTTTCGCTGACCGAGGCGGCCGAACTGCTCGCTGCGCGCAAACTGCCCCCCGTCGATCGGTGGCACCCCGAGCGCGAGGGCGACAGCGCGATGGAAATCCGCGCTGACGGTAGCTGGTATCACGAAGGCGGCCGGATCAACCGCCACGCGATGGTAAAGCTCTTCTCGACAATTCTTCGCCGCGAACCCGACGGCAGCCATGTGCTCGTCACTCCTGCCGAGAAGCTCCGCATCGCGGTCGAGGATACGCCCTTCCGGGCCGTCGAGATGAAGAGCGAAGGTGAGGGTCGCACGCGCAAGCTCGTCTTTCGCCTCGATACCGACGATCTGGTCATGGCCGGGCCCGACCATGTGCTGAGCTTTGGCCGCGATCCCGACAGCCCCGATCCGCGGCTCCACGTCCGCGGCACGATCGGCAATGGGCTGGAAGCCCGCATCGACCGTGCGCTCTATTACGAGATCGTCGAAATCGCGCTGGCCGAGGGCGATCCGCCAGCGATATGGTCGAACGGCGCGCGCTTTCCATTGGTCGACGCCTGA
- a CDS encoding CoA pyrophosphatase, whose amino-acid sequence MLSEKLRVALDNLLPDAGEDESYLGMPTLRDAAVLIAFTDRPDPGVILTQRPQWLRSHAGQVAFPGGKIDPGDRDAIDAALREAEEEIGLHRRDVMVAGATEAYRSGSGYLITPVLGVIPPDLPLDPNPDEVEDWFEVPLDILFDPDNYARQHANWQGHDRHYYDMDWQGRRIWGVTAGIIINLARRLPAGWHR is encoded by the coding sequence ATGCTCTCCGAAAAGCTGCGCGTGGCGCTCGACAATCTGCTGCCCGATGCGGGCGAGGACGAGAGCTATCTCGGTATGCCGACGCTGCGCGACGCCGCGGTGCTGATCGCGTTCACCGATCGCCCCGACCCCGGCGTCATCCTGACCCAGCGACCGCAATGGCTGCGCAGCCATGCAGGACAGGTCGCCTTCCCGGGCGGCAAGATCGACCCGGGCGATCGCGACGCGATCGACGCCGCGCTCCGCGAGGCCGAGGAGGAGATCGGGCTCCACCGCCGCGACGTCATGGTCGCGGGTGCGACCGAAGCCTATCGGTCGGGCAGCGGCTATCTGATCACCCCGGTGCTTGGCGTCATCCCTCCGGACCTTCCGCTCGACCCCAATCCCGACGAGGTCGAGGATTGGTTCGAGGTGCCGCTCGACATCCTGTTCGATCCCGACAATTATGCGCGCCAGCATGCGAACTGGCAGGGACACGACCGCCATTATTACGACATGGACTGGCAGGGACGGCGGATCTGGGGCGTGACGGCGGGAATCATCATCAATCTGGCGCGGCGCTTGCCCGCAGGGTGGCACCGGTGA
- a CDS encoding CCA tRNA nucleotidyltransferase codes for MLPVAEWRERPGLRRIVAALTADGGAVKAVGGAVRDTLLGLAVADIDLATPLLPEQVTQRLEAAGIKVIPTGIAHGTVTAIASGDHHEITTLRRDVETDGRRATVAFADDWRDDAARRDFTINALYADIDSGTIDDWFGGLADLETGRVAFIGDAATRIAEDHLRILRFYRFAARFGRGALDPVSHAAVVTARQSLKSLSRERIADELLKILSLADPRGIVGQMATDGIFAVLLPELDADFAAAFDRLVANEGASNATAAPLRRLAALLPADAAIAEQVASRLRLSTRQRKHLALLGRHRADNRRPVRQLAHAIGVDAARDVHLLADDVDAARAAVEALSDWTVPEMPLKGGDIVARGVAAGPEVARILKAVEAEWVAEDFPDATRVAELVDQKIGRTRD; via the coding sequence ATGCTGCCCGTCGCCGAGTGGCGCGAGCGCCCGGGGCTTCGCCGCATCGTCGCCGCGCTCACCGCCGACGGCGGCGCGGTCAAGGCGGTCGGCGGCGCCGTGCGCGATACGCTGCTCGGCCTCGCTGTCGCCGATATCGACCTTGCGACCCCGCTTCTGCCGGAACAGGTGACGCAGCGGCTCGAAGCGGCCGGGATCAAGGTCATTCCGACCGGCATCGCGCATGGCACCGTCACCGCGATCGCGAGCGGCGATCATCACGAGATCACGACGTTGCGCCGCGACGTCGAAACCGACGGTCGCCGTGCGACGGTCGCCTTCGCCGACGACTGGCGCGACGATGCGGCGCGGCGCGACTTCACGATCAATGCGCTCTACGCCGATATCGATAGCGGTACGATCGACGACTGGTTCGGCGGTCTCGCCGATCTCGAAACGGGACGCGTCGCCTTCATCGGCGACGCGGCGACGCGCATCGCCGAGGACCATCTGCGGATTCTGCGCTTCTATCGCTTTGCGGCGCGTTTCGGGCGCGGCGCGCTCGACCCGGTCAGCCACGCCGCGGTCGTGACCGCTCGGCAGTCGCTCAAGAGCCTGTCGCGCGAGCGCATCGCCGACGAGCTGCTCAAGATATTGTCGCTCGCCGATCCACGCGGCATCGTCGGGCAAATGGCGACGGACGGCATTTTCGCGGTGCTGTTGCCCGAACTCGACGCGGATTTCGCGGCGGCATTCGATCGTCTGGTCGCGAATGAGGGCGCATCGAACGCCACCGCCGCACCTTTGCGGCGTCTCGCGGCGCTGCTTCCCGCCGACGCCGCCATCGCCGAACAGGTTGCGAGCCGGCTCCGCCTGTCGACGCGGCAGCGCAAGCATCTCGCTTTGCTCGGCAGGCATCGCGCCGACAATAGGCGTCCGGTCCGGCAACTCGCCCATGCGATCGGTGTCGACGCCGCGCGCGATGTGCATCTGTTAGCCGACGATGTGGATGCGGCGAGGGCAGCTGTCGAAGCGCTGTCGGACTGGACCGTCCCCGAGATGCCGCTGAAGGGCGGCGATATCGTCGCGCGCGGGGTTGCTGCGGGCCCGGAGGTTGCGCGCATCCTGAAAGCGGTCGAGGCCGAATGGGTTGCGGAGGATTTCCCCGACGCCACGCGCGTCGCGGAGCTTGTCGATCAGAAGATCGGCCGCACCAGGGACTGA